In Deltaproteobacteria bacterium, the following proteins share a genomic window:
- a CDS encoding insulinase family protein, which produces MNLLGTKELIEGYTRENLLRFYESIVYPDAVVISIVGDVNTDDVIKRANELFVPASSKQLTNKKGEGIKPMPLEKKRAFIKKNEIFKEKQQSHIAIGFLGATITGRDRYPLQVISSIMSGQGGRLFIELRDKKALAYSVSAIQRDGIEPGFFAVYMGTSPDKISEAVNGILDEFRKIVEQGVTDEELKRAKAEIIGNYEIGLQEASDRASDMAFNELYGLGYDEHKRFAGKIESVTKEEVINTARRYFDMNAYTIVIVGQTHLPASWHKGE; this is translated from the coding sequence ATGAATCTGTTAGGCACTAAGGAACTTATAGAGGGATACACAAGGGAAAACCTTTTAAGATTTTACGAATCTATCGTCTATCCTGATGCAGTGGTAATATCTATTGTTGGTGATGTGAATACAGATGATGTTATCAAAAGGGCAAATGAACTTTTTGTGCCTGCAAGCAGCAAGCAGTTGACAAACAAAAAGGGTGAAGGCATAAAGCCCATGCCTCTGGAAAAAAAGAGGGCATTTATTAAAAAAAATGAGATTTTTAAAGAAAAACAGCAGTCACATATTGCCATAGGCTTTTTGGGCGCCACTATTACAGGCAGGGACAGGTATCCCCTTCAGGTTATATCAAGTATCATGTCAGGACAGGGGGGCAGGCTTTTTATAGAACTCAGGGATAAAAAGGCGCTTGCCTATTCTGTTTCTGCAATTCAGAGGGACGGCATAGAGCCGGGGTTTTTTGCGGTTTATATGGGGACATCCCCTGACAAGATAAGTGAAGCGGTAAATGGAATACTGGATGAGTTTAGAAAGATAGTTGAACAAGGGGTAACTGATGAGGAACTGAAAAGGGCTAAGGCAGAGATTATAGGAAACTATGAAATCGGACTTCAGGAGGCATCAGACAGGGCATCTGATATGGCTTTCAATGAACTCTATGGGTTGGGTTATGATGAACACAAGAGGTTTGCAGGAAAGATTGAATCTGTTACAAAAGAGGAGGTCATAAATACCGCAAGAAGATACTTTGATATGAATGCATACACTATTGTGATTG